In Rhodospirillaceae bacterium, a single window of DNA contains:
- a CDS encoding nucleoside triphosphate pyrophosphohydrolase, producing the protein MSKNQTDKPGEISRLLDVMRRLRDPKDGCPWDREQDFKSIAPYTIEEAYEVAEAIDKNDMAALQDELGDLLLQVVYHAEMAAELGHFTFADVVAGVSEKMIRRHPHVFGGAAVASAKAQTEAWEAEKARERQKNKRGGVLEGVAHALPALLRAEKLQKRAARVGFDWDEVEPVFDKIAEEIAEIRAELPPGPIAERKNSPLAEEIGDLFFTCVNLARHFAIDSEAALRTANAKFERRFAGIEALLPAGATIEATPLEQLETLWERVKKEEKSV; encoded by the coding sequence ATGAGCAAGAACCAGACAGACAAACCCGGCGAAATTTCCAGGCTTTTGGACGTCATGCGCCGCCTTCGGGATCCAAAGGACGGCTGCCCCTGGGACCGCGAACAGGATTTCAAATCCATCGCGCCTTATACGATTGAAGAAGCCTATGAAGTGGCTGAGGCAATCGATAAAAACGACATGGCGGCGCTTCAGGACGAACTGGGCGACCTCCTGCTTCAGGTCGTTTATCACGCGGAGATGGCGGCCGAGCTTGGTCATTTCACCTTTGCCGATGTTGTTGCCGGCGTTTCCGAAAAAATGATTCGTCGCCACCCCCATGTCTTTGGCGGGGCGGCAGTTGCGAGTGCGAAAGCCCAGACCGAAGCCTGGGAGGCTGAAAAAGCGCGTGAGCGCCAGAAAAACAAGCGGGGTGGCGTGCTTGAAGGGGTCGCGCATGCCCTGCCCGCCCTGCTCCGCGCTGAAAAACTTCAGAAACGGGCTGCCCGCGTCGGCTTTGATTGGGATGAGGTTGAGCCGGTTTTCGATAAAATTGCCGAGGAAATTGCTGAAATTCGGGCGGAATTACCACCTGGTCCAATCGCTGAACGGAAAAATTCGCCTCTTGCCGAGGAAATCGGCGATCTTTTCTTCACTTGTGTAAACCTTGCCCGGCATTTTGCTATCGATAGCGAAGCTGCCCTTCGGACCGCAAACGCGAAGTTCGAACGGCGTTTTGCGGGGATAGAGGCGCTTCTACCTGCCGGTGCAACGATTGAGGCGACGCCGCTTGAACAGTTAGAAACGCTTTGGGAACGCGTGAAAAAAGAAGAAAAAAGCGTTTAG
- a CDS encoding biotin biosynthesis protein, which produces MNTAFKQKIIARFGQAVASYDDHAAVQKQAAKRLATFLPALPVPEFPHILEIGCGTGFFTEHLIATYPKAELFITDISEPMLQICKNRYAGPNRHFSLMDGEAPDITGPFDLIASSMTFQWFEDFEGSIERLKRLLSPQACILFSTLGAQSYIEWKSTLKDLGLPDAVLQGQRIPEPLAEDIFQTHYDRPVDFLINLKHIGATASRQEARLSPSQLRTALRKCGNKMTYHVVYAADCNRP; this is translated from the coding sequence ATGAACACAGCCTTTAAACAAAAAATTATTGCCCGTTTTGGCCAGGCGGTGGCGAGTTATGACGATCACGCCGCGGTGCAAAAACAGGCAGCAAAGCGGCTGGCCACCTTTCTGCCCGCCCTACCCGTGCCAGAATTCCCGCATATCCTTGAAATTGGCTGTGGCACTGGGTTTTTCACGGAGCATTTGATCGCGACCTATCCAAAGGCGGAACTCTTTATCACGGATATTTCGGAGCCGATGCTCCAAATATGCAAGAACCGCTATGCCGGGCCCAACCGGCATTTTTCTCTTATGGACGGCGAAGCCCCGGATATCACGGGACCGTTTGATTTGATCGCCAGCAGCATGACGTTCCAGTGGTTCGAGGATTTTGAGGGCAGCATCGAACGCTTAAAGCGCCTGCTCAGCCCCCAAGCATGCATCCTTTTTTCCACCCTTGGCGCGCAATCCTATATTGAGTGGAAATCAACCTTGAAAGATTTGGGTTTGCCGGATGCTGTGCTGCAAGGCCAACGGATCCCGGAGCCTCTGGCCGAAGACATCTTTCAAACCCACTACGATCGTCCGGTGGATTTCCTGATAAACCTGAAGCATATCGGTGCTACCGCCTCACGGCAGGAGGCTCGACTGTCGCCGTCCCAGCTGCGCACCGCCCTGCGTAAATGTGGCAATAAAATGACATACCACGTTGTTTATGCAGCAGATTGTAACCGGCCATGA
- a CDS encoding MBL fold metallo-hydrolase: MRVRILGCGGSGGVPLIGNDWGACDPKNPKNSRLRASILVEDRETALLVDTSPDLRAQLLAAGTERLDGVLFTHTHADHIHGIDDLRPVNRRMGAWIPIYADRETLAAIEARFGYVLEKMPEEYGFFKPCLTPNLINGPFRIGNIDVLPFEQDHGFGRTSLGFRFGPIAYSTDVVGLSEAAFESLRGVRLWIVDCLRDRSHPTHSHLAQTLAWIKRVAPERAVLTHMNQDADYETLARSLPDGVEPAYDGMVLDVPS, encoded by the coding sequence ATGCGGGTCCGTATTTTAGGCTGTGGCGGTTCTGGCGGTGTGCCACTGATTGGCAACGACTGGGGCGCTTGCGACCCGAAAAACCCAAAAAACAGCCGCTTGCGGGCGTCAATTCTGGTCGAAGACCGGGAAACGGCCTTGCTTGTCGATACCTCGCCAGACCTTCGTGCCCAATTGCTGGCTGCGGGCACTGAGCGGCTGGATGGCGTGCTTTTCACCCATACGCACGCCGATCACATCCATGGCATTGATGATCTGCGCCCAGTAAATCGCAGGATGGGGGCCTGGATTCCGATCTATGCGGATCGCGAAACTCTGGCCGCGATCGAGGCCAGGTTTGGCTATGTCCTGGAAAAAATGCCCGAGGAATACGGATTTTTTAAGCCATGCCTCACCCCAAATCTCATTAATGGCCCATTTCGCATTGGAAACATTGACGTTTTACCATTTGAGCAAGATCACGGTTTTGGCCGAACAAGCCTTGGATTTCGTTTCGGGCCGATCGCTTATTCAACGGATGTTGTGGGCCTTTCAGAAGCGGCATTTGAAAGCTTGCGCGGTGTGCGGCTGTGGATTGTCGATTGCTTGCGGGACCGCTCCCATCCGACCCATTCGCATCTGGCGCAAACGCTGGCCTGGATTAAGCGCGTGGCACCCGAACGCGCGGTGCTGACCCATATGAACCAGGACGCGGACTACGAAACCCTGGCGAGAAGTCTGCCAGACGGGGTCGAACCGGCTTACGATGGCATGGTCTTGGATGTCCCATCATGA
- a CDS encoding LuxR family transcriptional regulator translates to MLVDSHCHLSFSDYHDDLGEVMARAEDAGVGYMLTISTKLSDFPDVLRVAEAHGNVWCTVGVHPHEAEKEGARTEQLVTLAQHEKVVGIGETGLDYFYEHSPRESQKSAFRAHIGAARATGLPLIVHSRNAEADTVAILEEEMEKGAFTGVIHCFTGGDALAKGAVRLGFYISLSGILTFKKSDALRETARKIPLDKLLVETDAPYLAPMPYRGKRNEPAYVTETAKAAADLFGLEKRALEDQTTANFFRLFTKAKRSREA, encoded by the coding sequence ATGCTGGTCGATAGCCACTGCCATTTAAGTTTTTCGGATTACCACGATGATTTGGGCGAGGTCATGGCGCGCGCCGAGGATGCGGGCGTTGGCTATATGCTGACGATTTCAACAAAACTGTCGGATTTTCCAGACGTGCTTCGCGTCGCCGAGGCCCATGGGAATGTCTGGTGCACGGTTGGCGTTCATCCCCACGAAGCGGAAAAGGAAGGGGCCCGCACGGAACAGCTTGTCACCTTGGCCCAGCATGAAAAAGTCGTCGGCATCGGCGAAACCGGACTCGATTACTTTTACGAGCACAGCCCGCGTGAAAGCCAGAAAAGCGCCTTTCGGGCTCACATCGGCGCGGCCCGGGCAACGGGGCTGCCGCTTATCGTCCATAGCCGCAATGCCGAGGCCGACACGGTCGCAATTTTGGAAGAAGAGATGGAGAAGGGGGCCTTTACCGGTGTTATCCATTGCTTTACCGGGGGGGACGCACTGGCGAAAGGTGCCGTTCGCCTTGGTTTCTACATCTCGCTTTCGGGCATCCTGACCTTTAAAAAATCAGACGCACTTCGCGAAACAGCCCGAAAAATCCCGCTTGATAAGCTGCTTGTCGAGACGGACGCGCCCTATCTGGCCCCCATGCCTTACCGTGGCAAACGGAACGAGCCGGCCTATGTGACTGAGACGGCAAAAGCGGCCGCCGACCTTTTCGGGCTGGAGAAAAGGGCCCTTGAGGATCAGACAACGGCAAATTTCTTCCGCCTTTTCACGAAGGCAAAACGCTCAAGGGAGGCCTGA
- a CDS encoding methionine--tRNA ligase, translating to MSANKSFYVTTPIYYVNDAPHIGHAYTTLACDVLARFLRLDGQRVKFLTGTDEHGQKVEKSAAKAGIATQPFVDKVSENFRELAQAMNFSNDDFVRTTQPRHFKAVQALWKVLEEKGQIYLDSYSGWYSVRDEAFYREKELVDGKAPTGAEVEWVEEPSYFFRLSDWQAPLLEFYKANPDFIAPESRRNEVIRFVESGLRDLSISRTSFKWGIPVPGHDDHVMYVWLDALTNYMTGVGYPDTECEEFSTFWPADVHIVGKDILRFHAVYWPAFLMAAGIAPPKRIFAHGWWTNEGQKISKSLGNSIDPFELIAKYGLDPLRFFLLREVPFGKDGDFSHQAVVHRTNGDLANDFGNLVQRVLSMIHKNCEGAIPEPGEFTEADTALLAETDAVFAVFREEILAQAFHKALIALWECVGLANRYVDAQAPWELKKKDPARMRTVLYVLGEAIRHLGILVQPIMPDAGAKILDQIAVPQDLRQFAQLTPDYALKPGTPIAKPEGIFPRFVEEGADAGR from the coding sequence ATGTCCGCCAACAAGTCCTTTTACGTCACGACACCGATCTATTACGTCAACGATGCCCCCCATATCGGCCACGCCTATACGACACTGGCTTGCGATGTGCTGGCGCGTTTCCTGCGTCTCGACGGACAGCGCGTCAAGTTTCTGACCGGCACCGACGAGCATGGGCAAAAAGTCGAAAAATCTGCCGCCAAGGCAGGGATTGCCACCCAGCCTTTTGTTGACAAGGTGTCGGAGAATTTCCGCGAACTCGCGCAGGCGATGAATTTCAGCAATGACGACTTTGTTCGCACAACGCAGCCGCGCCATTTTAAAGCCGTTCAGGCGCTCTGGAAGGTGCTTGAGGAAAAGGGGCAGATCTATCTAGACAGCTATTCCGGCTGGTATTCCGTCCGTGACGAGGCCTTTTACCGGGAAAAAGAGCTGGTTGACGGCAAGGCCCCAACGGGCGCCGAGGTCGAATGGGTCGAGGAGCCGAGCTATTTCTTCCGCCTTTCGGACTGGCAGGCACCGCTGCTTGAATTTTACAAAGCCAATCCGGACTTTATTGCCCCGGAAAGCCGCCGCAACGAGGTGATCCGTTTCGTTGAATCGGGACTTCGCGATCTTTCCATTTCGCGGACAAGCTTTAAATGGGGCATTCCAGTGCCTGGGCATGACGATCACGTGATGTATGTGTGGCTCGACGCGCTGACGAACTACATGACCGGCGTCGGCTACCCGGATACAGAATGTGAAGAGTTTTCAACGTTTTGGCCTGCAGATGTTCATATTGTAGGTAAAGATATTCTACGCTTTCACGCTGTTTATTGGCCGGCCTTTCTGATGGCTGCCGGCATCGCGCCGCCAAAACGCATTTTTGCCCATGGCTGGTGGACGAATGAAGGCCAGAAAATATCGAAATCCCTTGGCAACAGCATTGATCCCTTCGAACTCATTGCAAAATATGGGCTGGACCCACTGCGCTTCTTTTTGCTCCGCGAGGTGCCTTTCGGAAAAGATGGCGATTTTTCTCACCAGGCCGTCGTCCATCGGACAAATGGCGATTTGGCGAATGATTTCGGCAATCTCGTCCAGCGCGTTTTGTCGATGATCCACAAAAACTGCGAGGGTGCCATTCCAGAGCCCGGCGAATTCACAGAGGCTGACACCGCCCTGCTTGCCGAAACCGACGCGGTTTTCGCCGTTTTTCGCGAGGAAATTCTGGCGCAGGCCTTTCACAAGGCCCTGATTGCCCTTTGGGAATGCGTCGGCCTCGCCAACCGCTACGTCGATGCGCAGGCCCCCTGGGAACTGAAGAAGAAAGACCCGGCGCGCATGCGGACGGTTCTCTATGTGCTTGGGGAAGCGATCCGGCATCTTGGCATTCTTGTTCAGCCGATCATGCCGGATGCGGGTGCGAAAATTCTGGACCAGATTGCCGTTCCACAGGATTTGCGCCAATTTGCGCAGCTTACCCCGGATTATGCCCTGAAACCGGGCACGCCGATTGCCAAGCCTGAGGGCATCTTTCCACGCTTTGTGGAGGAGGGCGCGGATGCTGGTCGATAG
- a CDS encoding DNA polymerase III subunit delta': MSAAETMPPPDLPRTNPDLLGHEAAEQRLFEAWRSGRLPHAWLLTGPRGVGKATLAYRFARFVLAGGKESPTASPLYLAPETPIFQRTAVGSHGDLLVIESDNEEGRKRNLREISVKESRRIGPFLSMTAAEGGWRVVVIDSADEMNRAAGNAILKLLEEPPSKALLLLVSHNPGRVLPTIRSRCRHLALRPLNEETMGRLLQSQQPDLEPDTRNALIGLAEGSIGNALRLIAEGGLDLYEELLGFLNALPDLDVPALHDFAGRLSGPRAGESWFVVSDLLSQWLANRIKGRALGSHMPEIPDGANLAEWVEVWEKINRLSVEAKYSHLDRKQVLLNVFHTLEGAVRQPAAV; encoded by the coding sequence ATGAGCGCCGCCGAAACCATGCCGCCGCCGGATTTGCCACGGACGAACCCGGACCTGCTGGGTCATGAGGCGGCCGAGCAGCGTCTTTTCGAGGCGTGGCGCTCGGGGCGCCTGCCCCATGCCTGGCTGCTGACCGGTCCGCGCGGGGTGGGGAAGGCTACCCTTGCCTACCGCTTTGCGCGTTTCGTGCTGGCTGGCGGCAAGGAAAGCCCGACGGCGTCTCCCCTCTATCTTGCGCCGGAAACCCCCATCTTTCAGCGGACCGCCGTTGGCAGCCATGGGGATTTGCTTGTGATCGAAAGCGACAATGAAGAGGGACGCAAGCGCAATCTGCGGGAAATTTCCGTTAAGGAAAGCCGCCGCATCGGCCCATTCCTTTCCATGACGGCGGCGGAAGGCGGCTGGCGCGTCGTTGTTATCGACAGCGCCGACGAAATGAACCGGGCCGCAGGCAATGCCATTCTGAAGCTGCTGGAAGAACCGCCTTCGAAAGCTCTTTTGCTGCTCGTCAGCCACAATCCGGGCCGCGTTTTGCCAACCATTCGTTCCCGGTGCCGACATCTGGCCTTGCGCCCTTTGAATGAAGAAACCATGGGGCGGCTTTTGCAAAGCCAGCAACCGGATCTGGAGCCAGACACACGCAATGCCTTGATAGGCCTGGCCGAAGGCAGCATTGGCAACGCGCTTCGGCTGATCGCAGAAGGGGGGCTTGACCTCTACGAGGAGTTGCTTGGGTTTTTAAACGCGTTGCCTGATCTTGATGTTCCGGCGCTGCATGACTTTGCCGGTCGGTTAAGCGGCCCCCGAGCCGGGGAAAGCTGGTTTGTCGTGAGCGATCTTTTAAGCCAATGGCTGGCAAACCGGATCAAGGGCCGTGCCCTTGGCTCGCACATGCCGGAAATCCCGGATGGCGCGAACCTTGCGGAATGGGTGGAGGTGTGGGAAAAAATCAACCGTCTCTCGGTCGAGGCAAAATACAGCCATCTGGATCGCAAGCAGGTTCTGTTGAACGTCTTTCACACGTTGGAGGGTGCCGTGCGACAGCCGGCGGCGGTTTAA
- a CDS encoding dTMP kinase, whose protein sequence is MAAARFITFEGGEGAGKTTQIKLLADALEKAGQPTLATREPGGSPAAERIRELLFSATFNGDPLLECLLFNAARRDHLVTTVWPALEAGKWVLADRFADSTLAYQGYGKDLDRAWIQSLYQRVAGDFVPDLTILLDLPAEIGLKRTAMRAMGNNRYEEMNLAFHTRLREGFLAIAEGAPERIVVVDGTMTVEAIQGEVQALVANRLGGCFP, encoded by the coding sequence GTGGCTGCCGCGCGATTCATTACCTTCGAAGGTGGGGAAGGGGCCGGTAAGACGACCCAGATAAAGCTGCTTGCCGACGCCTTGGAAAAAGCGGGTCAACCGACACTTGCAACCCGCGAGCCGGGCGGCTCGCCTGCAGCCGAACGGATTCGCGAACTGCTTTTTTCAGCCACCTTCAACGGGGACCCGCTTTTAGAATGTCTTCTGTTCAACGCGGCCCGTCGCGACCATCTTGTGACAACGGTTTGGCCCGCGCTTGAAGCCGGAAAATGGGTGCTCGCCGACCGTTTTGCCGACTCAACCCTTGCCTATCAAGGCTATGGCAAGGACCTTGACCGGGCGTGGATCCAGTCGCTTTATCAAAGGGTGGCTGGCGATTTCGTGCCGGACCTCACCATCCTGCTTGACCTTCCGGCGGAAATTGGCCTGAAACGGACCGCTATGCGCGCCATGGGCAACAACCGCTATGAAGAAATGAATTTGGCTTTTCATACGCGGCTTCGCGAAGGCTTCCTTGCGATTGCAGAGGGCGCACCGGAACGCATCGTCGTGGTCGATGGGACGATGACGGTTGAAGCCATTCAAGGTGAAGTCCAGGCCCTTGTCGCCAACAGGCTGGGGGGGTGCTTTCCATGA
- a CDS encoding D-alanyl-D-alanine carboxypeptidase, with protein sequence MNALIVRFRYLGVAALVFFLFGGIAIQKAMALESDAKAVILIDAMTGAVLFEKNADEPYPPSSMSKMMTVYLVFQRLKDGRLSLDDTLSVSETAWKKGGSKMFVEVGKDVAIEDLIRGIIIQSGNDASIVVAEGLAGSESAFASEMNAEGQKMGLANSVFKNATGWPAEGQHMSVRDIATVALWTIKDFPEYYGIYSEKEFTYGGIRQGNRNPLLYGTEGADGLKTGHTEAIGYGLASSVMRNGRRLVLVVNGLPSKRARAAESRRILEWGFREFNNYELFKAGEEVDKAHVWLGMENTVPLVIEKDIVLTLPRKARKDMQVSVAYSDPVPAPVMKGTQVAMLKIQLPGEATREVPLVAGKDVEQLGFFGKMGAAMRYLLWGASH encoded by the coding sequence ATGAACGCCTTGATCGTGCGTTTCCGTTACCTCGGTGTGGCGGCCCTTGTCTTTTTCCTGTTTGGCGGCATCGCCATTCAAAAGGCGATGGCCCTGGAATCGGATGCGAAAGCCGTAATTTTAATTGATGCGATGACGGGCGCGGTTTTGTTCGAGAAAAATGCGGACGAACCCTATCCACCGTCTTCCATGAGCAAGATGATGACGGTCTATCTTGTTTTTCAGCGATTAAAGGATGGCCGCCTCTCACTTGACGACACGCTGTCTGTCAGCGAAACCGCCTGGAAGAAAGGTGGTTCAAAGATGTTTGTCGAAGTCGGCAAAGACGTTGCGATCGAAGATTTGATCAGGGGGATTATCATTCAGTCAGGCAACGATGCCTCCATCGTCGTTGCGGAAGGCCTGGCTGGTAGTGAGAGCGCCTTTGCGTCAGAAATGAACGCCGAAGGGCAAAAGATGGGGCTTGCGAACAGCGTCTTTAAAAATGCGACCGGCTGGCCTGCCGAAGGACAACATATGTCCGTTCGCGACATTGCGACCGTGGCCCTTTGGACAATCAAGGATTTTCCAGAATATTACGGCATCTATTCCGAAAAAGAATTTACCTATGGCGGTATTCGTCAAGGCAATCGCAATCCGCTCCTCTATGGAACGGAAGGGGCGGATGGCCTGAAGACCGGCCATACGGAGGCAATTGGCTATGGGCTGGCTTCTTCTGTCATGCGGAATGGACGGCGCCTTGTTCTTGTCGTCAATGGCTTGCCAAGCAAACGCGCGCGCGCCGCTGAGTCCCGGCGTATCCTTGAATGGGGCTTCCGCGAGTTCAACAATTACGAACTTTTCAAGGCGGGGGAAGAAGTGGACAAGGCACATGTCTGGCTTGGTATGGAAAACACCGTGCCGCTTGTTATCGAGAAAGACATTGTCCTGACGCTGCCGCGAAAAGCCCGCAAGGATATGCAGGTTTCCGTGGCTTATAGCGATCCTGTCCCGGCGCCGGTAATGAAGGGGACGCAAGTCGCCATGCTGAAAATCCAGCTTCCTGGGGAAGCGACGCGCGAAGTGCCGCTGGTAGCCGGAAAAGATGTCGAACAGCTTGGCTTCTTTGGCAAGATGGGGGCGGCGATGCGGTATCTTCTATGGGGCGCATCCCATTGA
- a CDS encoding lytic transglycosylase: MFGNIRFGIFAAVFLFLASSFASKPALSEDFDVWLVALRAEAADKGIRPETLNAALDGVTLLERVIELDRSQPEFTLTFQDYLARVVPSSRIERGRKKLRENRDLLQAVSKRYGVQPQFLVALWGIETDFGRLTGGFSVVQALVTLAFDGRRSAYFRKELFAALQILNEGHIAPDAMTGSWAGAMGQSQFMPTSFLNFAVDYDADGRRNIWTSRADVFASAANYLAKSGWNGKETWGRHVRLPEGFDPAQVGLKVKKPISEWQRLGVRRADGADLPKAEISGSIILGEGDKGPAYLVYGNYRAILAWNRSTYFAVAVGTLADQIASH; the protein is encoded by the coding sequence ATGTTCGGTAACATTCGTTTCGGAATTTTTGCCGCAGTTTTTCTATTTCTTGCGAGCAGCTTTGCATCAAAACCGGCTCTTTCGGAGGATTTCGACGTTTGGCTTGTTGCCCTTCGGGCAGAGGCAGCCGACAAGGGGATCCGGCCCGAAACCCTGAACGCGGCCCTTGATGGCGTTACCCTGCTTGAACGTGTGATTGAGCTTGACCGCAGCCAGCCGGAATTCACGCTCACCTTTCAGGACTATCTGGCACGGGTCGTTCCGTCTTCCCGAATCGAGCGGGGCCGCAAGAAGTTACGGGAAAATCGCGATCTTTTGCAGGCCGTTTCCAAACGTTACGGCGTGCAGCCACAGTTTCTGGTGGCGTTGTGGGGAATCGAGACGGATTTTGGCAGGCTTACCGGCGGTTTTTCCGTCGTGCAAGCGTTGGTTACACTGGCCTTCGATGGCCGGCGAAGCGCCTATTTTCGTAAAGAGCTTTTTGCTGCGCTTCAGATTTTGAACGAAGGGCATATTGCGCCGGATGCGATGACAGGTTCCTGGGCCGGGGCCATGGGGCAGAGCCAGTTCATGCCGACGAGCTTTCTGAACTTTGCCGTGGACTATGATGCGGACGGCCGCCGCAACATCTGGACGTCACGCGCCGACGTGTTTGCTTCGGCCGCAAACTATCTTGCAAAATCCGGGTGGAACGGGAAAGAAACCTGGGGCCGCCATGTGCGTCTGCCGGAAGGGTTCGACCCGGCCCAGGTCGGACTAAAAGTCAAAAAGCCAATTTCGGAATGGCAACGGCTGGGCGTTCGCCGGGCGGATGGGGCGGACCTTCCAAAGGCGGAAATTTCCGGCTCAATCATTCTGGGCGAAGGTGACAAAGGGCCAGCCTATCTGGTTTATGGCAATTACCGGGCGATTCTTGCCTGGAATCGCTCCACCTATTTTGCGGTAGCGGTCGGCACCCTTGCTGACCAAATAGCTAGCCACTAG
- a CDS encoding glycosyl transferase family 1: protein MLTLNQITMRLGGHVVLDYASATLPSKSRVGLIGRNGAGKSTLLKIIAGIHHADGGTVDAPRGTRIGYIAQDMPGGEATPFETVLAADTERAHLMVEAESTQDAHRIGEIHERLDALDAYAAPARASRILAGLGFDDETQHHPLSSFSGGWRMRVALASLLFSRPDLLLLDEPSNHLDLEAVIWLESFLKTYRGTVIVVSHERDFLNNVTDHILHLEGGKTTLYSGSYDAFERQRCERQAQADAMRVKQEAKRQKVQAYVDRWRYKAHTARQAQSRLKALARMAPVTAAAEDASILLDFPSPNGLRPPLVTLEEASVGYTAGKPVLSNLNFRIDPDDRIALLGRNGNGKTTLARLLSGSLKAMSGTITTSAKMHVGYFAQHQIEELEPDDSPLQHMVRLLPDAKQSFVRAQLGRFGFSGDKANLKVHKLSGGERARLALALITRDAPHMLILDEPTNHLDIDTREALVEGLNAYGGAVIIISHDRHLLELTADRLILIDNGAAQEFDGSLDDYRDFILGRGNRNSGVEEDKPAPRANRKEERRRRAELRERTQTLRKKIAKAEHEIAGLEKQIAEIDRALLEQSAYEGPHKGIPTNTLVQMRAKIDKQRLTTEASWLKSSQVMDEMTKAETSKQNLTA from the coding sequence TTGCTGACCCTCAACCAGATCACCATGCGCCTCGGCGGGCATGTGGTGCTTGACTACGCCTCAGCCACCTTGCCGTCGAAAAGCCGCGTTGGTCTCATAGGTCGAAACGGCGCCGGAAAATCGACCCTTCTCAAGATCATCGCCGGCATCCACCACGCCGATGGCGGCACCGTCGACGCACCACGGGGAACCCGTATTGGTTATATCGCCCAGGACATGCCGGGCGGTGAGGCAACACCGTTCGAAACGGTGCTGGCAGCCGACACCGAACGCGCGCACCTGATGGTCGAAGCAGAAAGCACACAGGACGCCCACCGCATCGGCGAAATCCATGAACGCCTTGATGCCCTGGACGCCTATGCTGCCCCGGCACGCGCGTCGCGCATCCTGGCCGGCCTCGGCTTTGACGACGAGACGCAGCATCACCCACTCTCGTCCTTTTCCGGTGGCTGGCGCATGCGTGTCGCTTTGGCGTCCCTTCTGTTCTCCCGGCCCGATCTTTTGTTGCTGGATGAGCCATCAAACCATCTCGATCTTGAAGCCGTGATTTGGTTGGAATCGTTTCTCAAGACCTATCGCGGCACCGTGATCGTCGTTAGCCATGAACGCGATTTTCTAAACAATGTGACGGACCACATCCTCCATCTTGAGGGCGGCAAGACGACGCTTTATTCCGGCTCTTACGACGCGTTTGAACGCCAACGATGCGAACGCCAGGCCCAGGCCGATGCCATGCGTGTGAAACAGGAAGCCAAGCGCCAAAAGGTGCAGGCCTATGTCGATCGCTGGCGTTACAAAGCGCATACAGCCCGCCAGGCCCAAAGTCGCCTGAAGGCGCTTGCGCGCATGGCGCCGGTCACTGCCGCCGCCGAAGATGCCTCCATCCTGCTCGACTTTCCAAGCCCGAACGGATTGCGCCCCCCACTCGTCACCCTTGAAGAGGCCTCGGTCGGCTATACCGCCGGCAAGCCTGTACTATCCAACCTCAATTTTCGGATCGATCCCGACGACCGCATCGCGCTGTTAGGCCGCAACGGAAATGGCAAGACAACCCTGGCGCGCCTGCTGTCCGGGTCCTTAAAGGCGATGTCCGGCACGATAACCACGAGCGCAAAGATGCATGTGGGCTATTTTGCCCAGCATCAGATTGAAGAACTGGAACCTGACGACAGCCCACTGCAACACATGGTGCGACTGCTGCCGGACGCGAAGCAAAGCTTCGTTCGCGCCCAGTTGGGCCGCTTTGGCTTTTCAGGCGATAAGGCGAATTTAAAAGTTCATAAGCTTTCCGGCGGCGAACGCGCCAGGCTTGCTCTCGCGCTGATCACCCGTGATGCGCCACATATGCTTATTCTGGACGAACCCACCAACCATCTCGACATCGATACACGCGAAGCGCTGGTCGAAGGACTGAACGCGTATGGCGGTGCCGTCATCATCATCAGTCATGATCGCCATCTGCTTGAACTGACCGCCGACCGGCTGATCCTGATCGACAATGGCGCCGCTCAGGAATTCGATGGCAGTCTGGATGACTATCGCGATTTCATACTCGGTCGTGGCAATCGAAATTCCGGGGTCGAAGAAGACAAGCCAGCGCCACGTGCCAACCGCAAGGAAGAACGTCGCCGTAGAGCCGAGCTTCGCGAGCGCACCCAAACGCTACGCAAAAAGATCGCCAAGGCCGAGCATGAAATAGCAGGTCTGGAAAAACAGATTGCCGAAATTGATCGCGCCCTGCTTGAACAAAGCGCCTATGAAGGTCCTCACAAAGGCATCCCCACAAACACGCTTGTCCAGATGCGCGCCAAAATTGACAAGCAACGCCTGACCACCGAGGCCAGCTGGC